The Acetivibrio cellulolyticus CD2 genome contains the following window.
AATTTCCTGGCAAATAGGTTCTGTAATATCTACAAGGTGGTTAAAGAAGTTTTCCAGGTAAATAACGAAATCTTGTTTGAACCGTGTAAACTGAGAGTTATGAGGGACGTCTGGAAGGCCACAGAATTCACGGGCTTCATGGCATAAATTAAGAAAAATAATGAGTAGCGAAACTGTAGGAATGCCAAGAATTTTCTGCAGAACTAATGCTGAAAGCATTGAAGAGAGTGAATATTTACGGTCTCTCCCTAGAGTTTTGTGGTAAGACCAATAAAAATCCTGTGGTATAAGCGAAGATAAATCAAGATGTTGTGAGAGTAGCTTAAGAAATTTTGGCTTATTATTTTGAAAAACATCTTTACATTCTTCGAATGTGTCAGCAAAAGAAATTTGTTTATAAAGTTTTACCATTTGTTTTCCCCTTCTCTTGTTTAAAATTGGATTAGATACCTATATTTTACTAGAAGCAGAGGGGGAAAACAATAAAAATATCAATTTGAAATGCAGTAAATTCAAGCGTTATAGCATTTCGCAAATAACTATTAATGATATATAAGCTGGGGGAATGCATAGTGACAAGTATAAGAACAATGATGTTAGGAATTTCTATTATGTTAGCAGCTGGAATAGTTGCAATAGACCCTGAGGTAACATTTGGAGGATTAGAATATGTATTTGTTTTTTTGGGATTAGTAACAAGTTTTTTGGGATTTTCAAAAAAAGATGAATGATAGTTCTGGTCTCTAAAGTTTATGCAGAAGAACATTAGCACCAATATGGTATTCTACTTGAGAAGAAGTAAATTACTTGATTTGAGTTTTTTGTTAAGGAATTCCCATCCGTGGGAATTTCTGAATCACGGGTCAGGATACATCGGAGATCAATGCATCTCAGTGAAGGCTACGAAAGCAGGAGCAAGAAGTATTTCTCTGGAGTAAATTCATGTAGCAGGGCTCCGCCTCATCCTCTCATGGGCGCAGTTGCGCGCTGACGCGGGACATCCTTACGGGACCATTCGAGGACGACTGAGATGCCGACGTTCTCTGCAATCATGGCATGCTGCAAAAGCAGCAGTTTGTCCTAAGGTATTATTTTAAGTCCAAAATGGGGGGCTATGAATGAGTAATATTAAAGATATCATAAAAAATTTAATATCAGCTGACAATATGTTGAATATGTCTTCTAGCGAGATTATTAATGAAATAGCTTCAAATCAATATAATGGGAAGAATGGGCATCTTAAAGACCCTATTGTTTTTACAAAGCTTCCGATTGTTCTACAAGATATTCTATTGTTAGCAGATTTTGATACTGAATTAAATATGAATGGAATTTTGGGATTTTTAGAGAATTCAACTGGTTTATATTTAAATGAGACTATAGAAGCATTAGGAAGAATAGATGCTATTGAAGATAGAAAAATTATGGATGATATAAGATCAATTATGATGGCTTATGGGTGCAGTCCAATCAATTTAAGAGAAAACGTTAATAAAGGTTATGAATACGAGATTACAAATTTTATTTCTACTCACGGTGAAGAATATGAAGAAATGGCAGATAAAATAGAGAAAGAGTCCAAAAGATTATACTATAGGTGTCCAAATAGAAATATTTTTGATAATCTAGAGGTATATGTTGATCAACATAAGGAAGAGCTATTGAGTAGTATTTTGGGTTGATGATTAATAAAATAAAAGGTTACTTTTCTAACGAAAAGTTTTGATTTAATGCCATGACAGCAGAGAACAACACATTTGCATAAAGGGCAAAGCATGTAGCGTGGCGTTGGAGCATGGCACGGGGTCATCCTGCCCAAATCCATTCGTTGGGGGCGTAGCCCCGTCAAGTAGAAGGGCTTCGAGGGTCCAACTCATGGACTTTGCAAATGTAAAACGATATATGCCATACAGCAAAAAAGACCGCCATCCATGGCGGAAATTTTAGGGAAAGTCTTTGTAGATTTTTTGAAAGGTTGGACGCATTATGGATTTGAATTGTATATGGCATTTTATGAGGGCGTATAAATCATTGTTTGTAACAATAAGATCAAATACTAAAGGCCTTTATTATATTGATTTACTAAAGACTTTTGAAAAATATATAGATTTAGATTTAAGTGCAAAGAAGATAGCTAAGCTTAAAAATGATTTTGATCAAATTGAAAATATTGATATAATAGAGAAAAATTATTTGAAAAATGATTTGGATGTTTACAAATGTAATGAAGGTTTTAATGATGTTGAAAAGCTAAAGAATTATATTTATGCGTTACCAGTTGTGACAAATGAAATGATTAAGTTATTAGAGAGAAAAGAGTATGAAAGAGTGCATGATTTTGCGGATGCAGTTCATAATTTTCCAGAGTTTCTTGTGACGGATTTTTGGAGTGCTGGCGAATATTATAAAATCTATATTAAACCGTACAATGAGAAATGGAAAGATACTTTTTTATGTGAATTGG
Protein-coding sequences here:
- a CDS encoding ISNCY family transposase — encoded protein: MVKLYKQISFADTFEECKDVFQNNKPKFLKLLSQHLDLSSLIPQDFYWSYHKTLGRDRKYSLSSMLSALVLQKILGIPTVSLLIIFLNLCHEAREFCGLPDVPHNSQFTRFKQDFVIYLENFFNHLVDITEPICQEINTTLASTIAYDTSGIETFVTENNPKFINSINKKTQGFLQGQGLMSMYIKRLYSLMPSSASANKENQALFINGFFC
- a CDS encoding DMP19 family protein yields the protein MSNIKDIIKNLISADNMLNMSSSEIINEIASNQYNGKNGHLKDPIVFTKLPIVLQDILLLADFDTELNMNGILGFLENSTGLYLNETIEALGRIDAIEDRKIMDDIRSIMMAYGCSPINLRENVNKGYEYEITNFISTHGEEYEEMADKIEKESKRLYYRCPNRNIFDNLEVYVDQHKEELLSSILG